A stretch of Metabacillus sp. FJAT-52054 DNA encodes these proteins:
- a CDS encoding Imm3 family immunity protein, translating to MEDWTYNELFETIQEIYQEFLAQGRGYRHAIARIVDDFSNLGKVEDIIVDVAIGEILITNDKVFVGYVEGITTNLNMFNPKEAEGELTSEEIKDLSRRINNVLAGLRKAEVDYNPSAE from the coding sequence ATGGAAGACTGGACATATAATGAGTTATTTGAAACAATTCAAGAAATATATCAAGAATTCTTAGCTCAAGGTAGAGGATACAGACATGCAATAGCAAGAATAGTAGATGATTTCAGTAACTTAGGTAAGGTAGAGGATATTATTGTAGATGTAGCTATAGGTGAAATTCTAATTACTAATGATAAAGTTTTCGTTGGTTACGTTGAAGGTATTACAACAAACTTAAATATGTTTAACCCAAAAGAAGCAGAAGGAGAATTAACATCAGAAGAAATAAAGGATTTATCGAGAAGAATTAATAATGTACTAGCAGGATTAAGAAAAGCAGAAGTTGATTATAATCCTTCAGCAGAGTAA
- a CDS encoding Imm6 family immunity protein, which yields MNQFENLSVDAKVVYLLSLSELIIGKISQSKGYGLVVESLERGWQWVKYRNIEASSLYLYLENMDDASIMTYMQFENDNQREKVWICYGNALAYIIWEAYQYEEEKYLPQTIESVDFETVESFVTNFNEVFENKSLPVKLLHFLEENYPKGTSKHVDRNLIKTFINGCMEE from the coding sequence TTGAATCAATTTGAAAATTTGTCGGTGGATGCTAAAGTGGTGTATCTATTATCCCTTTCTGAATTAATAATCGGGAAGATTTCACAATCTAAAGGTTATGGATTGGTTGTTGAGTCATTAGAACGGGGCTGGCAATGGGTGAAGTATAGAAATATTGAGGCATCCAGCCTTTATTTATACTTAGAAAACATGGATGATGCTAGTATTATGACATATATGCAATTTGAAAATGATAATCAACGCGAGAAAGTATGGATATGTTATGGGAATGCACTAGCGTATATAATTTGGGAAGCTTATCAATATGAAGAAGAGAAATACCTTCCTCAGACTATTGAAAGTGTTGATTTTGAAACAGTTGAGAGCTTTGTAACAAATTTTAATGAAGTATTTGAGAATAAAAGTTTACCAGTTAAATTACTGCACTTCCTTGAGGAAAACTATCCGAAGGGTACTAGTAAGCACGTGGATAGAAATTTAATAAAGACTTTTATAAATGGTTGTATGGAGGAATGA
- a CDS encoding Imm30 family immunity protein, translating into MSDSINLDELTKELTDNRLLKTNEEAEKFEAVLTEIINKKDISHIEVLCRGFYDETEKDEVMFGVIHAIESYDQEYPLEAVLKRLAYAIPAMIPHAYVWLEILHKRILNHEEPKRVYANVIKDIGNQNTIEIIEKQLNEIKHKNPRKFKMTASYVLNVIKGKD; encoded by the coding sequence TTGAGCGATTCTATTAATCTAGATGAACTTACTAAAGAGCTAACAGACAATAGACTTCTAAAAACTAATGAAGAAGCTGAAAAATTCGAAGCAGTACTGACTGAAATAATAAATAAAAAAGACATCAGTCATATTGAAGTTTTATGTCGGGGATTTTACGATGAGACCGAGAAGGATGAAGTAATGTTCGGAGTAATCCATGCAATAGAATCGTATGACCAGGAATATCCTCTAGAAGCTGTCCTGAAAAGATTGGCTTATGCTATCCCGGCCATGATTCCGCATGCATATGTATGGCTGGAGATTTTACATAAAAGAATATTAAATCATGAAGAGCCTAAGCGTGTGTATGCAAATGTCATTAAAGATATCGGAAACCAAAATACAATAGAAATTATAGAAAAACAGCTGAATGAAATCAAACATAAAAACCCGCGGAAATTTAAGATGACTGCAAGCTATGTTTTAAATGTTATTAAAGGTAAAGACTAA
- the bla gene encoding class A beta-lactamase, which produces MGGRIIVKSVSMLKIWMSVGLLSLSLVSLSLFGEGLKQTEAKEVGEQTKSTSHATGQKFGQLEKQFNARLGVYAIDTGTNRTVVYQPDERFAYASTFKALAAGVLLRQNPIDKLDEVITYTKDDLVTYSPITEQHVDTGMTLREICDAAIRYSDNTAANLLLQKLGGPNGFEKGLREIGDHVTEPDRFETDLNTAIPGDIRDTSTARALATSLKAFTVDGVLPNDKQAILTDWMKRNTTGDELIRAAVPKGWEVGDKTGAGDYGTRNDIAVIWPPNRAPIIIAILSTRDTKDATYDNELIAKAAKVSLNAFK; this is translated from the coding sequence ATGGGAGGACGGATCATTGTGAAAAGTGTGAGCATGTTAAAAATATGGATGAGTGTTGGGTTATTAAGTTTAAGTCTTGTAAGTTTAAGCCTTTTTGGAGAAGGATTAAAGCAGACCGAGGCAAAAGAAGTAGGAGAACAAACAAAAAGTACAAGTCATGCAACTGGGCAAAAGTTCGGGCAGCTTGAGAAACAGTTTAATGCCCGGCTCGGCGTCTATGCGATCGACACCGGTACAAATCGCACGGTGGTCTATCAGCCTGATGAACGATTCGCCTATGCATCTACCTTTAAAGCTTTGGCCGCAGGGGTATTGCTAAGGCAAAACCCGATTGACAAACTTGATGAAGTCATCACCTACACCAAAGATGACCTCGTCACGTATTCTCCAATCACAGAGCAGCACGTGGATACCGGGATGACTCTTAGAGAAATTTGCGATGCTGCGATCCGATACAGCGATAATACCGCTGCGAACCTTTTATTGCAGAAACTTGGTGGACCTAACGGCTTCGAAAAAGGACTGAGAGAAATTGGCGACCATGTCACCGAACCTGACCGCTTCGAGACTGATTTAAACACCGCCATCCCAGGAGACATCCGTGATACAAGTACAGCAAGAGCACTTGCCACCAGCCTGAAGGCTTTCACGGTCGATGGCGTTTTACCGAATGACAAGCAAGCAATCCTAACAGATTGGATGAAGAGGAATACGACTGGAGACGAGCTGATCCGCGCGGCTGTTCCTAAAGGATGGGAAGTCGGCGATAAAACCGGAGCAGGCGACTACGGAACGCGAAATGATATTGCAGTCATCTGGCCGCCGAACAGAGCTCCCATCATCATCGCGATTCTATCCACCCGTGATACTAAGGATGCCACCTATGATAATGAACTTATAGCAAAAGCGGCCAAGGTCTCACTGAATGCATTTAAGTGA
- a CDS encoding sialate O-acetylesterase yields the protein MIKSFLMLGQSNMAGRGFLHEVEPIYNEKIKMLRNGQWQMMIEPINYDRPVAGISLAASFAEACSKANPDEEIGLIPCAEGGSSLNDWHPQGTLFRHALSEARFALETSQICGILWHQGESDSHNSLHETYYQKLSLIIETLRKELNLQNVPLIIGELGDFLGKTGFGKYSSEFQEINEQLRRFAHEQQNCYFVSAEGLTSNPDGIHLNAVSQRKFGYRYFKAFSEKRNILEPLSDENQSLNTNRTYSKTEQIYLHSLNLALGKITYAEFEAQMAKVMQP from the coding sequence ATGATAAAATCTTTTTTAATGTTAGGCCAATCAAATATGGCAGGCCGGGGATTCTTGCATGAGGTAGAACCGATCTATAATGAAAAAATAAAAATGCTTCGCAACGGACAGTGGCAAATGATGATAGAACCAATTAATTATGACCGCCCTGTTGCCGGGATAAGTCTGGCAGCATCTTTTGCAGAGGCGTGTTCGAAAGCGAACCCGGATGAAGAAATTGGTTTGATTCCCTGTGCGGAAGGCGGCAGTTCCTTGAACGATTGGCATCCGCAAGGTACTCTTTTCCGACATGCTTTGTCTGAAGCTCGATTTGCTCTTGAAACGAGTCAAATTTGCGGCATCCTTTGGCATCAGGGTGAAAGTGACAGCCATAATTCTCTGCATGAAACGTATTACCAAAAGTTATCTCTTATCATTGAAACTTTACGTAAAGAATTAAACCTTCAAAATGTCCCATTAATCATTGGTGAGCTGGGTGATTTCTTAGGAAAAACAGGTTTCGGAAAGTACTCATCAGAGTTTCAAGAAATCAATGAACAATTACGTCGATTCGCCCATGAGCAGCAAAATTGTTATTTTGTATCGGCAGAAGGTCTAACTTCCAATCCGGATGGTATTCATTTGAACGCCGTTTCCCAACGGAAATTCGGTTATCGCTACTTCAAGGCATTTTCCGAAAAACGGAATATCCTAGAGCCTCTTTCGGATGAAAATCAATCACTAAACACAAACCGTACCTATTCGAAGACTGAACAAATCTATCTTCACAGTCTGAATTTGGCTCTGGGTAAAATCACATATGCTGAATTTGAAGCACAAATGGCAAAGGTGATGCAGCCATGA
- a CDS encoding helix-turn-helix transcriptional regulator, with translation MIPLLILGLLIQNPGAHGYELLSLMEKRHYKYIVNFTKGSFYYNLQQLKDKGLIEETQQIRPNNNREIHPFKITSLGLEEFDQLMSKYGTKSEYVNLSFYGALLFADVFDKNKLAELIQSQMDQTEARIALLDEYLANAKELPGKMDYFRRMNENSRSHHLVNLKWFEELKADIEEANV, from the coding sequence ATGATTCCCTTACTCATTCTTGGCTTGCTTATTCAAAACCCCGGCGCACATGGATACGAACTCTTAAGTTTAATGGAAAAACGGCATTATAAATATATCGTTAACTTTACTAAAGGTTCATTTTATTACAATTTGCAGCAACTTAAAGATAAAGGTTTGATTGAAGAAACACAGCAAATACGTCCAAACAACAATCGTGAAATTCACCCCTTCAAAATCACCTCTTTAGGATTAGAAGAATTTGATCAATTAATGTCCAAATATGGAACAAAATCCGAGTATGTAAACCTATCATTTTATGGGGCATTACTCTTTGCAGATGTATTTGATAAAAATAAATTAGCAGAATTAATCCAATCCCAAATGGATCAAACGGAAGCCAGAATTGCTCTTCTCGATGAATACTTAGCTAATGCGAAGGAATTGCCTGGTAAAATGGATTATTTTCGCCGCATGAACGAAAATTCCCGTTCTCACCATTTAGTGAACTTAAAATGGTTTGAAGAATTGAAGGCAGACATAGAAGAGGCTAATGTATAA
- a CDS encoding GNAT family N-acetyltransferase codes for MKNIIIQRPVPVQTNELHQFFSRVITDTFIKEGIGDRQEDLRDEIAEKVHYLQSDFETNGEKRFFLAALEDGKVIGTIEFGPASELICKCTNGTYKGLMEVGTVFVDPDYQKNGIGSRMLQAIVSELRNQGFEEFCLDSGYGQAQQIWSKRFGEPEYWLRDYWGEGLDHMIWRLKVTDVLV; via the coding sequence ATGAAAAATATCATCATCCAAAGACCCGTACCAGTCCAAACAAACGAGCTGCACCAATTCTTCAGCCGCGTCATCACGGATACCTTCATTAAAGAAGGAATTGGCGACCGGCAGGAGGACTTAAGAGACGAGATAGCTGAAAAAGTACATTACCTTCAAAGTGATTTTGAAACGAATGGAGAAAAGCGGTTTTTCTTAGCTGCTTTAGAGGATGGCAAGGTTATCGGCACAATTGAATTCGGTCCTGCAAGTGAACTCATTTGTAAATGTACAAACGGCACTTACAAAGGTCTGATGGAGGTCGGCACGGTGTTTGTAGATCCGGATTATCAGAAGAATGGAATTGGCAGCCGGATGCTGCAGGCTATTGTTTCCGAATTGAGGAATCAGGGATTTGAGGAGTTTTGCCTGGACAGCGGCTACGGTCAGGCACAGCAAATCTGGAGTAAAAGATTTGGTGAGCCGGAGTATTGGCTGCGGGATTACTGGGGAGAGGGATTGGATCATATGATTTGGAGATTGAAGGTTACGGATGTTTTGGTTTGA
- a CDS encoding glycosyltransferase family 2 protein has protein sequence MPDVGIVMPVYYQNPSFLTAAIQSILSQTYREFKFVIVIDGAPEMKTIAESLTSYDPRVTILDNGINQGVTYSLNHGFDQFFADPEIRYLTWVSSDNVYYPHFIETLRNLMEFSPEQIGLVHSSFRMFNDDGQFLQTEEDLVHFRNYLNQPKENLLNACTIGICFLYKREIAAKIDGYGSEPVEDYEYWLRLTEHCDIMYVPVELASYRVNSKQSISAKLQSPEQHRRWRYTFHLVRHQARQRRNIPLELTLLFPLYYADESTIVRLENVYEQTYSNYLVVILDLSSDQHVTQKLLSVSHPLTTAVSYANQTAEEAVKSYMPEVKTQYVMVLDQRPFSQHSILQTLVTNFNNYSNHSIVSFGYNLNESAVIPNYDIPVQLHTNELYKINMLRK, from the coding sequence ATGCCTGATGTTGGCATTGTTATGCCCGTTTATTATCAAAATCCTTCTTTTTTAACAGCAGCCATTCAGTCCATTCTTTCGCAAACGTACCGGGAATTTAAGTTTGTCATTGTCATAGATGGAGCACCCGAAATGAAGACGATTGCCGAATCGCTGACCTCCTATGACCCGAGGGTGACCATCCTTGATAATGGGATTAACCAGGGAGTTACCTATTCTCTGAATCACGGCTTTGATCAATTTTTTGCAGATCCCGAAATCCGTTATTTAACTTGGGTATCAAGCGATAACGTTTACTATCCTCATTTCATTGAGACGCTTCGAAACTTAATGGAATTCTCTCCAGAGCAAATCGGACTTGTGCACAGCTCCTTCCGGATGTTCAATGATGACGGCCAATTTCTTCAGACCGAAGAGGACCTGGTCCACTTTCGCAATTATTTAAACCAGCCGAAGGAAAATCTTCTGAACGCATGCACCATTGGCATCTGCTTTCTATATAAAAGAGAAATCGCAGCGAAAATTGACGGTTACGGTTCTGAACCTGTAGAGGACTATGAATATTGGCTGAGGCTGACTGAACACTGTGACATCATGTATGTTCCGGTTGAACTCGCCAGTTACCGCGTCAACTCCAAACAAAGTATTTCAGCCAAGCTGCAAAGTCCAGAGCAGCACCGGCGCTGGAGATATACATTTCATTTAGTGCGCCATCAGGCAAGGCAAAGACGAAATATCCCGCTTGAACTAACCTTGCTTTTCCCCTTGTATTACGCAGATGAAAGCACGATTGTAAGACTTGAGAATGTGTATGAACAAACTTACAGCAACTACCTAGTTGTCATTCTTGACCTCTCATCCGACCAGCACGTCACCCAAAAACTGCTGTCTGTATCCCATCCGCTTACCACTGCGGTATCGTATGCTAATCAAACGGCTGAAGAAGCGGTAAAATCCTATATGCCTGAAGTCAAAACCCAATATGTGATGGTTCTTGATCAGCGGCCTTTCTCCCAGCACAGTATCCTTCAGACGCTAGTCACCAATTTTAACAATTACTCTAATCATTCCATCGTTTCATTTGGCTATAATCTAAATGAATCGGCAGTCATTCCTAACTATGACATTCCTGTCCAATTGCATACCAATGAACTATACAAGATAAACATGCTCAGGAAATAA
- a CDS encoding group-specific protein — protein METGFEMETNAPYSLNYLIFIQNIHLNRKNPDKENPLFPYVDSSAWGIVREDFGQFYTEVWEEAVNKNSRDRLYDHYGVFDRDKALYQKLFENGEIGAFGYAESVKSFLAWWNGIYGRIAIEKVFDEYTMNEVYKELAASLKVNKRLRIDLTYDKPLLAGSAELSWYAVLPIEDIFMPYKVPEIVPRLLKCCEDF, from the coding sequence ATGGAAACGGGATTTGAAATGGAAACAAATGCGCCTTACTCTTTGAATTATTTAATATTTATCCAAAACATACACCTTAATAGGAAGAATCCAGATAAAGAAAATCCTTTGTTTCCATACGTCGATAGTTCGGCGTGGGGGATCGTGAGAGAGGATTTTGGACAATTTTACACAGAGGTTTGGGAAGAGGCGGTTAATAAGAACTCACGGGATCGTTTATATGACCACTATGGTGTATTTGACAGAGATAAAGCCTTATATCAAAAACTATTTGAGAACGGCGAAATAGGGGCTTTCGGCTATGCTGAGAGCGTCAAATCGTTTTTAGCCTGGTGGAATGGGATTTATGGAAGGATTGCCATCGAGAAAGTGTTTGACGAATATACAATGAATGAAGTTTATAAAGAGCTGGCTGCTTCATTAAAGGTTAACAAACGCTTACGAATTGATTTGACATATGATAAACCGCTGCTGGCAGGATCCGCTGAACTTTCCTGGTACGCGGTGCTGCCTATTGAGGATATTTTTATGCCCTATAAAGTACCTGAGATTGTACCAAGGTTATTAAAGTGCTGTGAGGATTTTTAG
- a CDS encoding BCCT family transporter, producing the protein MKNFSFSKHSVFFISVLLTLIFIIWGGFFTASFNKITTTAYDFVIEYLGWVYIGTAFFLVVYAIYLLFSKFGHIKLGKETDKPEFKTGSWLAMLFGAGMGVGIVYWGVAEPVTHYTNPPYGEGYTAQAANTAMKYSFFHWGLQPWGIYTVISLALAYFQFKKGLPAAVSSAFYPLLKEKIYGPIGKTIDILSVFATVFGIATSLGLGAMQISAGMHALMGVPDNVSVQLIVIGVATLLFIVSISTGLEKGIQYLSNAAIILSFLIMLLVLILGPTLTIFEVFFSSLGSYASDFVNMSLRIRPFGDNTWIGDWTLFYWAWWIAWCPFVGMFIARISKGRTVREFVIGVLFVPALGTCVWFAIFGGAALDIIQNMGHPELAKQIADNVSLSIFNFFDYLPASSLLSVIGFAVVAIYYITVADTSSYVLGMLSERGNLNPSIKIKVTWGVIQSASAAVLLLAGGLEVLQTASLVAAFPFAIVLLLMCWSLQKAMKSEVEEERKLKAKMGKDPIETR; encoded by the coding sequence ATGAAGAATTTTAGCTTTTCAAAGCATAGTGTATTTTTTATATCCGTTCTTTTAACACTGATTTTCATTATCTGGGGAGGCTTCTTCACAGCCAGCTTCAACAAAATAACGACCACAGCTTATGACTTTGTTATAGAGTATTTAGGCTGGGTTTATATCGGTACTGCATTTTTTCTCGTGGTGTATGCGATTTACCTGCTATTCTCTAAATTTGGGCACATTAAACTCGGGAAAGAGACGGACAAACCTGAATTTAAAACAGGCTCCTGGCTTGCGATGCTATTTGGTGCAGGAATGGGAGTGGGGATTGTTTACTGGGGGGTTGCTGAACCTGTTACCCATTACACGAATCCGCCATACGGAGAAGGCTACACCGCCCAAGCAGCGAATACAGCCATGAAGTATTCCTTTTTTCACTGGGGATTGCAGCCCTGGGGAATTTATACGGTCATAAGCCTGGCACTTGCTTATTTCCAATTTAAAAAAGGGCTTCCTGCAGCCGTAAGCTCTGCTTTTTACCCTCTTTTAAAAGAAAAAATCTACGGTCCAATTGGAAAGACGATTGATATTCTTTCCGTATTCGCCACTGTTTTCGGTATTGCTACCTCTCTCGGACTGGGAGCCATGCAAATTTCCGCAGGTATGCACGCTCTTATGGGGGTACCGGATAATGTATCGGTCCAATTAATCGTAATCGGAGTGGCTACCCTGCTCTTTATTGTCTCCATCAGCACCGGATTGGAGAAAGGAATTCAGTACCTGTCCAACGCAGCGATTATCCTGTCATTCCTGATCATGCTGCTTGTGCTGATCCTTGGGCCTACACTGACTATTTTTGAAGTGTTCTTCAGCTCACTCGGAAGCTACGCAAGTGACTTTGTCAACATGAGTCTGCGGATCAGACCATTTGGGGACAACACTTGGATTGGAGATTGGACGCTATTCTATTGGGCATGGTGGATTGCCTGGTGTCCGTTTGTCGGTATGTTCATCGCCCGTATTTCAAAAGGGCGGACGGTTCGTGAATTCGTCATCGGCGTTCTGTTTGTACCAGCGCTTGGGACATGTGTATGGTTCGCCATCTTCGGAGGAGCCGCTCTTGATATCATCCAGAACATGGGTCACCCAGAGCTTGCTAAACAAATTGCGGACAACGTTTCACTTTCCATATTCAACTTCTTTGATTACCTGCCGGCTAGCTCCTTGCTGAGTGTAATCGGATTTGCAGTAGTAGCCATCTATTATATTACGGTTGCTGACACATCTTCTTACGTTCTTGGTATGCTTAGCGAAAGAGGAAACTTGAACCCGAGCATCAAGATCAAAGTAACATGGGGAGTCATTCAATCTGCTTCTGCAGCTGTGCTTCTACTGGCAGGCGGACTTGAAGTTCTGCAAACCGCTTCGCTTGTAGCCGCCTTCCCATTTGCCATCGTCCTTCTTCTTATGTGCTGGTCATTACAAAAAGCAATGAAGAGTGAAGTGGAAGAAGAGAGAAAGTTAAAGGCTAAAATGGGTAAAGATCCTATAGAAACACGATAA
- a CDS encoding M23 family metallopeptidase, producing MKKGQTYKGNPLKNESYYAFGQPVAAPLEGTVIKTVDGLKDNVPGELNPDHPEGNYVVIKHKNGEYSILAHFMKNSIKVREGEKVKTGQILGKCGNSGNSTEAHIHFQVSSSPDIMTGKSIRIQFENGKEPVRGEYTRK from the coding sequence ATGAAAAAAGGACAAACATACAAAGGGAATCCTTTAAAAAATGAAAGCTATTATGCTTTTGGCCAGCCGGTAGCTGCTCCATTAGAAGGGACCGTCATAAAAACAGTCGATGGATTGAAAGATAACGTCCCCGGTGAATTGAATCCGGATCATCCGGAAGGAAATTACGTGGTAATCAAGCATAAGAACGGAGAATACAGCATCCTCGCTCACTTCATGAAAAACTCCATTAAAGTACGTGAAGGAGAAAAAGTAAAAACGGGACAAATCCTTGGCAAGTGCGGAAACTCAGGCAATTCGACGGAGGCACACATCCACTTTCAGGTGAGCAGCAGTCCGGATATCATGACAGGGAAATCGATTAGGATTCAGTTTGAAAACGGGAAAGAGCCGGTAAGAGGAGAATACACAAGGAAATAA